One genomic region from Enoplosus armatus isolate fEnoArm2 chromosome 17, fEnoArm2.hap1, whole genome shotgun sequence encodes:
- the sgsm3 gene encoding small G protein signaling modulator 3 codes for MSGTYTPAPGGPFSALTPSMWPQDILAKYHQKDPSEQSELQYDEFGFRVDNEDGVKPRSWLGTEGSPQREDPQQRLRWQAHLEFTHNHTVGDLTWELIDPVLPRSERLRSLVLGGIPHSMRPQLWMRLSGALQKKRTSEISYREIIKNSSNDDTSTAKQIEKDLLRTMPTNACFSSLTSVGVPRLRRVLRGLAWLYPDIGYCQGTGMVVSCLLLFLEEEDVLWMMCALIEDLLPPSYFSSTLLGVQTDQRVLRQLIVQYLPALDRLLQEHDIELSLITLHWFLTSFASVVDIRLLLRIWDLLFYQGSLVLFQVTLGMLKIQEEELISSENSASIFNTLSDLPSQLRDGPAVLGEAMRLAGTLSQETLEAHRHKHLAYILNEQAQLNNGNNTTLNTNLNKVVRRQSLRRKSTLSSLLFGEDEAEALKSKNIKQTELVAALREAITRTAEHFHCLDPRHSSTDLTPDYSMESHQRDHENFLVVSRTRRRRAKALLDFERHDDDELGFRKNDIITIISQKDEHCWVGELNGLRGWFPAKFVEILDERSKEYSLAGDDSVTEAVTDLARGTLCPALKAIFQHGLKKPSILGGPCHPWLFIEEAASREVERDFNSVYSRLVLCKTYRLDEDGKVLTPEELLYRAVQSVNMSHDSAHAQMDVKFRSLVCVGLNEQVLHLWLEVLCSSMAAVEKWYHPWSFLRSPGWVQIKCELRVLSKFAFSLSQDCELPDKKEEKEQRPLKEGVQDMLVKHHLFSWDIDG; via the exons ATGTCAG GTACCTACACACCAGCCCCTGGTGGGCCGTTCTCTGCTCTCACCCCAAGCATGTGGCCCCAGGACATTTTGGCCAAGTACCATCAA AAAGACCCCTCCGAACAATCTGAACTCCAATATGATGAGTTTGGCTTCAGAGTTGACAATGAAG ATGGTGTGAAGCCCAGGTCCTGGCTGGGCACTGAAGGCTCACCCCAGCGTGAAGATCCCCAGCAGCGATTGCGCTGGCAAGCCCACCTGGAGTTCACCCACAACCACACGGTGGGTGACTTGACCTGGGAGCTCATTGATCCCGTCCTTCCACGCTCTGAGCGTCTGCGTTCCCTGGTGCTAGGTGGCATACCTCACAGCATGAGGCCACAG cTATGGATGCGTCTGTCTGGagcactgcagaagaagaggacctCAGAGATCTCTTACAGAGAAATCATTAAGAATAGTTCCAATGACGACACCTCCACAGCTAAACAG ATAGAGAAGGACCTGTTACGGACAATGCCAACCAATGCGTGTTTCAGTAGTCTGACCAGTGTTGGAGTGCCGAGGCTGAGACGGGTCCTGAGGGGTCTGGCCTGGCTCTACCCAGACATTGGATACTGTCAGGGCACTGGCATG GtggtttcctgtctgctgctctttcttGAGGAAGAGGATGTGCTATGGATGATGTGTGCCCTGATCGAAGACCTCCTTCCTCCGTCCtacttctcctccactctgctcGGTGTCCAAACGGACCAGAGGGTTCTCCGCCAGCTTATTGTTCAGTACCTGCCAGCCCTCGACCGCCTTCTGCAGGAGCATGACATAG AGTTGTCGCTGATCACATTGCATTGGTTCCTGACGTCATTTGCCAGTGTGGTGGACATCCGTCTGCTCCTCAGGATCTGGGACCTGCTCTTCTACCAGGGCTCATTGGTGCTCTTCCAGGTCACACTTGGCATGCTCAAGATCCAG gaggaggagctcatATCATCAGAGAACTCTGCATCCATTTTTAATACTCTGTCGGACTTGCCAAGCCAGCTGAGAGATGGGCCTGCAGTTCTTGGGGAGGCTATGAGGCTAGCAGGGACACTATCCCAGGAAACACTGGAAGCCCACCGACACAAGCACTTGGCCTACATCCTAAATGAACAGGCGCAGCTCAACAATGGAAACAACACAACGCTCAACACCAATCTCAACAAG GTGGTGAGGAGACAGTCGCTGCGCAGGAAGTCCACCTTGAGCTCCCTGCTGTTTGGGGAGGATGAAGCAGAGGCCCTGAAATCCAAGAACATTAAGCAGACAGAGCTGGTGGCAGCCCTGCGAGAGGCCATAACCCGCACTGCAGAGCACTTCCACTGTCTGGACCCACGTCACTCCAGCACT GACCTGACCCCTGACTACTCCATGGAGAGCCACCAGCGAGATCATGAAAACTTTCTTGTAGTGTCTCGCACTCGACGGAGACGGGCAAAGGCTTTGCTGGACTTTGAGcgacatgatgatgatgaacttgGCTTTCGGAAgaatgacatcatcact ATCATCTCACAGAAGGATGAACACTGTTGGGTTGGAGAGCTCAATGGCCTTAGAG GCTGGTTTCCAGCAAAGTTTGTGGAGATCCTAGATGAAAGAAGCAAAGAG TATTCATTAGCAGGTGACGACTCTGTGACAGAGGCAGTGACAGACCTGGCCAGGGGCACACTGTGTCCAGCCCTAAAGGCAATCTTTCAGCACGGTCTCAAGAAACCATCTATACTGGGAGGGCCTTGTCACCCTTGGTTATTCATAGAAGAG GCGGCCAGtagagaggtagagagggacTTCAACTCTGTCTACTCCAGACTGGTGCTGTGTAAAACCTACAG GTTAGATGAAGATGGGAAAGTACTAACACCAGAGGAGCTGCTATACAGA GCGGTGCAGTCAGTGAACATGAGCCACGACTCGGCACATGCTCAGATGGATGTCAAGTTTAGGTCTCTTGTCTGCGTCGGCCTCAA TGAGCAGGTGCTGCACCTATGGTTGGAGGTGTTGTGCTCCAGCATGGCTGCTGTAGAAAAATGGTATCATCCGTGGTCATTCCTTCGCAGTCCTGGATGGGTACAGATCAAGTGTGAGCTCAG GGTTCTTTCAAAGTTTGCCTTCAGCCTCTCTCAAGATTGTGAGCTACCTGACAAAAAAGAG gagaaggagcagagacCACTGAAAGAGGGGGTGCAGGATATGTTGGTGAAACATCACCTCTTCAGCTGGGACATTGATGGCTAA
- the gtpbp1 gene encoding GTP-binding protein 1 isoform X2 — translation MASIAAGHEPGISPGSIPLADALVPASIFAPDRGECGDDAGDECFDDGDMMNGEPEDRRAVDFTNKLALVSPNGEQYDSLLRQLRDRMEEGCGETIYVVGMGSDGGDWGLDEKDMEASVATVCSMCEQLDSDLIPLRERNEAAGLVRDYLIRRRVGELDFLEVRVAVVGNVDAGKSTLLGVLTHGELDNGRGFARQKLFRHKHEMESGRTSSVGNDILGFDQEGQVVNKPDSHGGSLDWTKICEKSSKVITFIDLAGHEKYLKTTVFGMTGHLPDFCMLMVGSNAGIVGMTKEHLGLALALNVPVFVVVTKIDMCPANILQETLKLLQRLLKSPGCRKIPVLVQNKDDVIVTASNFSSERMCPIFQISNVTGENMDLLKMFLNLLSSRTSYRDDQPAEFQIDDTYSVPGVGTVVSGTTLRGLIRLNDTMLLGPDPLGSFIPIAVKSIHRKRMPVKEVRGGQTASFALKKIKRSSIRKGMVMVSPRLCPQATWEFEAEILVLHHPTTISPRYQAMVHCGSIRQTATILSMNRDCLRTGDKASVHFRFIKTPEYLHCDQRLVFREGRTKAVGTITKLLQSTNNLPSNSKPPQIKMQSTKKAPLRKEDGTTAAGDDAATIAQSAGPTATQPPKSGGGGRRRGGQRHKGKGQNNSTNPTAAPSSSGIGGC, via the exons ATGGCATCAATAGCAGCGGGGCACGAGCCAGGTATAAGCCCAGGCTCCATACCGCTGGCTGATGCTTTAGTCCCCGCGAGTATATTTGCTCCGGACCGGGGAGAATGCGGGGACGACGCCGGGGACGAGTGCTTCGACGACGGGGACATGATGAATGGCGAGCCCGAGGACCGGCGGGCAGTTGACTTCACCAACAAG CTGGCCCTTGTTAGCCCAAATGGAGAGCAGTATGACTCGTTACTTCGCCAGCTACGGGACAGGATGGAAGAGGGATGCGGAGAGACCATCTACGTGGTTGGGATGGGCTCAG ATGGTGGTGACTGGGGTCTGGATGAGAAGGATATGGAGGCCTCAGTAGCCACGGTGTGCTCTATGTGTGAGCAACTGGATTCTGACCTTATTCCGCTCCGGGAGCGCAATGAGGCTGCCGGTTTGGTACGCGACTATCTGATCCGCCGGCGTGTGGGTGAGCTGGACTTCCTGGAGGTCAG GGTTGCAGTGGTGGGTAACGTGGATGCTGGTAAGAGTACTCTGCTGGGAGTGTTAACGCATGGAGAGCTGGACAATGGGAGGGGCTTCGCCCGCCAGAAGCTCTTCAGACACAAGCACGAGATGGAGAGCGGCAGGACCAGCAGTGTGGGCAACGATATCCTGGGGTTTGACCAGGAGGGACAG GTGGTGAACAAACCAGATAGTCACGGAGGAAGCCTGGACTGGACCAAAATTTGTGAGAAGTCCTCCAAGGTTATCACCTTCATAGACCTGGCTGGCCATGAGAAATACCTCAAGACCACCGTCTTTGGGATGACTGGACACCTGCCTGACTTCTGCATGCTCATG GTGGGCAGTAATGCAGGTATCGTCGGGATGACCAAAGAGCACCTGGGCCTGGCCTTAGCCCTgaatgtgcctgtgtttgtggtggtaACCAAGATAGACATGTGTCCAGCCAACATCCTGCAAG AGACACTGAAGCTGCTCCAGAGGTTACTGAAGTCCCCCGGCTGCAGGAAGATCCCTGTCCTGGTCCAGAACAAGGACGACGTCATTGTCACAGCTTCAAACTTCAGTTCGGAGAG GATGTGTCCCATCTTTCAGATCTCCAATGTGACTGGAGAGAACATGGACCTGCTCAAGATGTTTCTCAACCTGCTCTCCTCCAGGACCTCTTACCGAGACGACCAGCCCGCCGAGTTTCAAATAGACGACACCTACTCTGTACCG gGAGTGGGAACAGTAGTATCCGGAACTACTTTACGTGGACTCATACGTCTGAATGACACAATGCTACTAGGACCAGACCCCTTGGGTAGCTTCATCCCCATTGCTGTCAAATCAATCCACCGCAAGAGAATGCCTGTGAAGGAGGTCAGAGGTGGCCAGACTGCCTCATTCGCTCTCAAAAAG ATCAAGCGTTCGTCCATAAGGAAAGGCATGGTGATGGTTTCTCCAAGGTTGTGCCCACAGGCCACCTGGGAGTTTGAGGCTGAGATCCTGGTACTGCATCATCCCACGACAATATCTCCCAGATACCAGGCCATGG TCCACTGTGGCAGCATAAGGCAGACAGCCACCATCTTGTCTATGAACAGAGACTGTTTACGGACAGGGGACAAGGCTTCAGTCCACTTCCGCTTCATCAAAACCCCTGAGTACCTGCACTGCGACCAGAGGCTGGTGTTCAGGGAGGGACGCACCAAGGCTGTGGGGACCATCACTAAG CTGTTGCAATCCACCAATAATTTGCCATCAAATTCCAAACCTCCACAAATCAAAATGCAGTCTACAAAGAAGGCACCACTCCGAAAAGAGGACGGCACCACAGCAGCCGGTGATGACGCAGCAACGATAGCACAGTCAGCAGGCCCAACCGCGACTCAGCCG CCAAAgtctggaggaggtggaaggagaagGGGTGGCCAGAGGCACAAAGGAAAAGGCCAGAACAACAGCACCAACCCCACAGCAGCTCCCTCCTCATCAGGAATAGGAGGCTGCTGA
- the gtpbp1 gene encoding GTP-binding protein 1 isoform X1: MASIAAGHEPGISPGSIPLADALVPASIFAPDRGECGDDAGDECFDDGDMMNGEPEDRRAVDFTNKLALVSPNGEQYDSLLRQLRDRMEEGCGETIYVVGMGSDGGDWGLDEKDMEASVATVCSMCEQLDSDLIPLRERNEAAGLVRDYLIRRRVGELDFLEVRVAVVGNVDAGKSTLLGVLTHGELDNGRGFARQKLFRHKHEMESGRTSSVGNDILGFDQEGQVVNKPDSHGGSLDWTKICEKSSKVITFIDLAGHEKYLKTTVFGMTGHLPDFCMLMVGSNAGIVGMTKEHLGLALALNVPVFVVVTKIDMCPANILQETLKLLQRLLKSPGCRKIPVLVQNKDDVIVTASNFSSERMCPIFQISNVTGENMDLLKMFLNLLSSRTSYRDDQPAEFQIDDTYSVPGVGTVVSGTTLRGLIRLNDTMLLGPDPLGSFIPIAVKSIHRKRMPVKEVRGGQTASFALKKIKRSSIRKGMVMVSPRLCPQATWEFEAEILVLHHPTTISPRYQAMVHCGSIRQTATILSMNRDCLRTGDKASVHFRFIKTPEYLHCDQRLVFREGRTKAVGTITKLLQSTNNLPSNSKPPQIKMQSTKKAPLRKEDGTTAAGDDAATIAQSAGPTATQPGEGDEDPQLKEGNKENKPKSGGGGRRRGGQRHKGKGQNNSTNPTAAPSSSGIGGC, translated from the exons ATGGCATCAATAGCAGCGGGGCACGAGCCAGGTATAAGCCCAGGCTCCATACCGCTGGCTGATGCTTTAGTCCCCGCGAGTATATTTGCTCCGGACCGGGGAGAATGCGGGGACGACGCCGGGGACGAGTGCTTCGACGACGGGGACATGATGAATGGCGAGCCCGAGGACCGGCGGGCAGTTGACTTCACCAACAAG CTGGCCCTTGTTAGCCCAAATGGAGAGCAGTATGACTCGTTACTTCGCCAGCTACGGGACAGGATGGAAGAGGGATGCGGAGAGACCATCTACGTGGTTGGGATGGGCTCAG ATGGTGGTGACTGGGGTCTGGATGAGAAGGATATGGAGGCCTCAGTAGCCACGGTGTGCTCTATGTGTGAGCAACTGGATTCTGACCTTATTCCGCTCCGGGAGCGCAATGAGGCTGCCGGTTTGGTACGCGACTATCTGATCCGCCGGCGTGTGGGTGAGCTGGACTTCCTGGAGGTCAG GGTTGCAGTGGTGGGTAACGTGGATGCTGGTAAGAGTACTCTGCTGGGAGTGTTAACGCATGGAGAGCTGGACAATGGGAGGGGCTTCGCCCGCCAGAAGCTCTTCAGACACAAGCACGAGATGGAGAGCGGCAGGACCAGCAGTGTGGGCAACGATATCCTGGGGTTTGACCAGGAGGGACAG GTGGTGAACAAACCAGATAGTCACGGAGGAAGCCTGGACTGGACCAAAATTTGTGAGAAGTCCTCCAAGGTTATCACCTTCATAGACCTGGCTGGCCATGAGAAATACCTCAAGACCACCGTCTTTGGGATGACTGGACACCTGCCTGACTTCTGCATGCTCATG GTGGGCAGTAATGCAGGTATCGTCGGGATGACCAAAGAGCACCTGGGCCTGGCCTTAGCCCTgaatgtgcctgtgtttgtggtggtaACCAAGATAGACATGTGTCCAGCCAACATCCTGCAAG AGACACTGAAGCTGCTCCAGAGGTTACTGAAGTCCCCCGGCTGCAGGAAGATCCCTGTCCTGGTCCAGAACAAGGACGACGTCATTGTCACAGCTTCAAACTTCAGTTCGGAGAG GATGTGTCCCATCTTTCAGATCTCCAATGTGACTGGAGAGAACATGGACCTGCTCAAGATGTTTCTCAACCTGCTCTCCTCCAGGACCTCTTACCGAGACGACCAGCCCGCCGAGTTTCAAATAGACGACACCTACTCTGTACCG gGAGTGGGAACAGTAGTATCCGGAACTACTTTACGTGGACTCATACGTCTGAATGACACAATGCTACTAGGACCAGACCCCTTGGGTAGCTTCATCCCCATTGCTGTCAAATCAATCCACCGCAAGAGAATGCCTGTGAAGGAGGTCAGAGGTGGCCAGACTGCCTCATTCGCTCTCAAAAAG ATCAAGCGTTCGTCCATAAGGAAAGGCATGGTGATGGTTTCTCCAAGGTTGTGCCCACAGGCCACCTGGGAGTTTGAGGCTGAGATCCTGGTACTGCATCATCCCACGACAATATCTCCCAGATACCAGGCCATGG TCCACTGTGGCAGCATAAGGCAGACAGCCACCATCTTGTCTATGAACAGAGACTGTTTACGGACAGGGGACAAGGCTTCAGTCCACTTCCGCTTCATCAAAACCCCTGAGTACCTGCACTGCGACCAGAGGCTGGTGTTCAGGGAGGGACGCACCAAGGCTGTGGGGACCATCACTAAG CTGTTGCAATCCACCAATAATTTGCCATCAAATTCCAAACCTCCACAAATCAAAATGCAGTCTACAAAGAAGGCACCACTCCGAAAAGAGGACGGCACCACAGCAGCCGGTGATGACGCAGCAACGATAGCACAGTCAGCAGGCCCAACCGCGACTCAGCCG GGAGAGGGAGACGAAGACCCTCAGTTAAAGGAGGGCAACAAAGAGAACAAG CCAAAgtctggaggaggtggaaggagaagGGGTGGCCAGAGGCACAAAGGAAAAGGCCAGAACAACAGCACCAACCCCACAGCAGCTCCCTCCTCATCAGGAATAGGAGGCTGCTGA
- the LOC139300248 gene encoding beta-galactoside-binding lectin-like — protein sequence MMKGMIIKNMSFKVGQTLTIVGAPKSDASDFAVNIGPNDQDITFHMNPRFNAHGDENVVVCNSYEGGSWCEESREGGFPFNQGEEFKITIEFTPTEFHVTLSDGSSIHFPNRMGAEKYSFISFDGDARIRSVDIK from the exons ATGATGAAA gGTATGATCATAAAGAACATGTCCTTCAAGGTCGGGCAGACCCTGACCATTGTTGGAGCCCCCAAGTCTGATGCTTCAGA TTTTGCAGTGAATATTGGACCCAATGATCAGGATATTACTTTTCATATGAACCCTCGCTTTAACGCCCACGGAGACGAGAATGTGGTGGTCTGCAACTCTTACGAGGGAGGCAGCTGGTGTGAGGAGAGCCGCGAGGGAGGCTTTCCTTTCAACCAGGGAGAGGAGTTCAAG ATCACCATTGAATTCACCCCTACAGAGTTTCATGTGACTTTATCAGATGGCTCTTCAATCCACTTCCCCAACCGCATGGGTGCCGAGAAGTACTCGTTCATCAGCTTCGATGGGGATGCTCGCATCAGAAGCGTTGATATCAAATAA